One Paraburkholderia phymatum STM815 genomic window, GCGCGTCGAGGATTCGCAGTGCACCAAGCGGGCACACCGAACGTGCGCCACTAATCGAGATGGTTACCGGCGCGAGCGAGCGTTACCACTCCAACGAGATTCAGTCCGGCCACATGCTGAGCACGGTTAGAGTAGGCATCCGGAACGCGGGTGGGAAGACGCTCTCAAATTGCAAGGTCTACGTCGAGCAGATATCGCCGCCGCCCGACATTCCAAGCGCGGACTCCAAACTGCTCGATACCGGCGCATTCCAACTGCGGCACGATGATCCGGAACGCCTCGTGGATATTGCCGCGCACTGGGACCATCTTGACAAGTTCCGCTTTTGCGCGCCGCTTCCGGGCGGCATGTTCGGTGACCCGTTCGATCTGAATGACAAAGGTAGGCGTACCTTCGCGGTTCGCGTCCGCGCGACCGAGTGCGAACGATCAGCGATGTTCGAGCTTGCGACCGATGATTCAAAGAGGTTGAGCCTCACTTTCCTTCGCTACCTCGATTGAGTCAACAGCGGAAGTACTCAGGACTGTCTACGTGAGCACTCCGCCACCGCCGAGGCGGGACGGAAAAGCGCGGCTATAGGAGCATCAAAGCATGGATCTGGTTGTAAGGATTTGGAAAGACCCGGTGTGGAGCAAGCTAATTGCAACGGTGATCGGCGCTAGCTCGACGGCTGTGTGGGCGCACGTCGAAGGCTATCTCACTCTAGCCACGGTGCAACACGCCGCATCGGCAGCCTACGATCTCCTGACCACTGACTATCCCTATCAGCCTTGGCGAATCGTTGTTGGAACAGTAGCCGCCGCGGCGATTGGCGCGTGGATGATGCGGCTCCGTATGCAGAAGAGAATCGATGCGGCGTATGAAGCAGTTGAATACCCCCAACAACCGAGTTCCGAAGCGAAGCCAGCATCACCTGCGACCTATCTCACTGACGTGCTATTCGGCTTCCGCTGGCGCTGGAAGATCGCCGCGAAGTCCGGTGATGTCTACGGCATGAAGTTGTACTGCCCGGAGTGCGACTATGAGCTTCAGCCCGCTGCTTTCGACTATCCGTACGGTGGCGGCGCTGTTTGTGAGTGCGATAACTGTCACTACAAGCAGGGCATCGGAAGTGATGATCCAGCGCTCTTCATGAACAAGGCAAAGCTCGAAGCCGAACGAAGGTGGCGAACTGGCGAATGGAAGGAGCAACGGGCTGATCGCTCATGAACGCAGGACGAAGTGACCTTCAGGTTTGGCGCGGCTCGATCCATCCTTAGCGTCCAGCCACGCTCGCGGATGGCGCTATGTCGTGTTCGAAGGCTCACGACGGACGAGCTTAGACAGTCCAATTGACTTCGCGGCCGGCCCATCCTCCGCTTTCTTCCAGCCCACGATGTACAGGGCAGCGCCAGCCGTTTCCCAGTAACTTTGCGGGGAATCGCTGGGCGGCAACCAGCGAACCTAACTCAGGAATATTACCAACCCCGAATCCGGAAAAGCAAAGGCCGACGCCTACCACAGCCGCTCACGCGAATAGTCACCGCATCTGGAGCACGATCACGTTGCTGCTTGCAGGATTGGTGCGCTCCCGGAGCTGTTCCACATCGGCTGGATGCACCGCCCCGCCCTTGTTGCCCCAAGACGTTCTGACGAAGGTAAGAACATCCGCAATGTCCTGATCAGAGAGCTGCTTTCGGAAAGGAGGCATGCGATAGGCATCAGGAACGCCACTCGCAACAACCCGTGCCGAGCCATTTAGCGTCACATTGATGGAAGAAGCGTCTTCCGTCGCCATTGACGCTGTCGATCCCGCCAACGAGGGAATCCACTGCCCTTGCCCACGTCCGTCCACGCCATGGCAAGAACTGCATTTGACCATGTATGTCTGCGCGCCCGGGACCCTCAGGCGCCGCTCGAGCACAAGATGGCTATTAGAGGCCGTGTCGTACTGCCACGGCTGTCCATCGCGCTTCGGGTCACCAGGCAACGATTTCAGATAATGTGCGACCGCTCGCAAATCGCCATCAGTCATATATTGTGTCGAGTTGTTGAAGACCTCAGCCATCGAGCCGAAGACGACACCATGTTGACCGCGTCCGGTTCTGAGGAAATGGAAAATTTCGTCCTCACTCCAGCGGCCAAGTCCAGTGTTCACATCGCCCCGAAGACTAGGCGCAAACCAGCCATCCAGCAATGCCCCGGACAGGTAGAGCGCACTGCTTTCATCGAGTGCCTTTTCGTTCATTGCCACTCCACGAGGAGTATGACAACTGCCGCAGTGACCGGCCCCTTGGACGACGTATGCCCCACGATTCCACAGCGCGTCCCCAGACGCTTTGACCTCGTATGCACGTGGTTTCACGAAAACTGCGTTCCAGAGCGCGAGCGGCCAGCGCATGTTCATAGGCCACGGGATCTCACTCTGCCGGTTTTCCTGCCGGACCGGCTGGACGCCATGCATGAAATAGGCATAGAGGGCACGCACATCGTCGACGCCGAGCTTCGCATACGACGGGTAAGGCATCGCGGGGTAGAGGCGGTGGCCATCGCGTGCAACGCCTTGACGCAAGGCCCTGTCAAAGTCAGCAAGGCTATAAGTCCCGATGCCCGTTTCTTTATCAGGCGTGATGTTGGTCGCAAATATCGCCCCCATCGGCGTGGCCATCTCCAGACCGCCAGCAAACGGAGCGCTGTTTGGCGTGCTATGGCACGCTACGCAGTCACTGACCCGTGCGGCATATTCACCACGCGCGATCAACTCGGCCGACCGAGTTTCAACATTGGCAACGCCATCGAATGTGGACGTGGGCGTGCGAGTCACGAACCAGCTTGTTCCGGCAGCGACGACCAGGCAGGCCAGCAGCAGCGCGACAAGGATTCTTCCGAACCTGCGTTTCGTCATTGGTTTTTCGCTGTTTCTCGTCGGCAGCTTTGTCAGCTATTGAAGGTGTATCGTGAAAGCGGCATGCTGCGAACGGGTTGGCCAGTGAGTCTCGCAACCGCATTCCCAACCGCTGGAGGAACTGCTGGCAATGGCGGTTCGCCGATACCCCCCATTTCGGCGCCACTTTCGAGGATCTTCACATGTACGCGTGCCATGCGAGCAGGCGGCAGAATCGGATACATATCGTAGTTGCGCGCGACAGGCATGCCTTTTTCGTACACCGTCTCTTC contains:
- a CDS encoding c-type cytochrome yields the protein MTKRRFGRILVALLLACLVVAAGTSWFVTRTPTSTFDGVANVETRSAELIARGEYAARVSDCVACHSTPNSAPFAGGLEMATPMGAIFATNITPDKETGIGTYSLADFDRALRQGVARDGHRLYPAMPYPSYAKLGVDDVRALYAYFMHGVQPVRQENRQSEIPWPMNMRWPLALWNAVFVKPRAYEVKASGDALWNRGAYVVQGAGHCGSCHTPRGVAMNEKALDESSALYLSGALLDGWFAPSLRGDVNTGLGRWSEDEIFHFLRTGRGQHGVVFGSMAEVFNNSTQYMTDGDLRAVAHYLKSLPGDPKRDGQPWQYDTASNSHLVLERRLRVPGAQTYMVKCSSCHGVDGRGQGQWIPSLAGSTASMATEDASSINVTLNGSARVVASGVPDAYRMPPFRKQLSDQDIADVLTFVRTSWGNKGGAVHPADVEQLRERTNPASSNVIVLQMR